TGACGATACTAGCAAGGTTGATGTTAATCACCATATCCCATTTTTTCTCATCCATTTTAGCCAAGGTTTTATCACGGGTCACACCCGCATTATGAATGATAGCATCAAGACCGCCCCGTTTTTTAGCAGCATCTGCTATTTGCGCGCCGGCATCTTCGCTAGTGATATCAACCATCAAGGCTGAACCGCTAATTTCGCTAGCTACTTTTTGTAAGTCGCTTTGCTGCTGCGGGACGTCAAGACAAATGACATGCGCGCCTTCACGAGCCAAGACTCGAGCAATAGCTTCACCAATACCACGGCTGGCGCCAGTTACTAGCATAGTTTTGCCGCCCAGTGGCTGCGTCCAGTCGAGCTCGACCACATCGCCTTTGGTTACTCGTACGACTTGTCCTGAAACATAAGCTGAGCGTGCTGAGGTAAAGAAACGCAAGCTTGAATCAAGGTTTTGCTCGGCACCGTCAGCCACATAAATTAGCTGTGCAGTAATACCGCGCTTAAACTCTTTGCCCACTGACTTCACAAAACCTTCAAGCGCACGCTGTGCCAATACGGTTTCTATATCATCATTATCTTCTGGTGGACGTCCGATGACAATGACCCGGCCTGACTTTTCAATACGGCGAGCGACAAAGTGGAAAAACTCATAAACTTGCTTTAATTGATCCGCATTGGTGATGTTACTGGCATCAAATAGCACCACTTTAAATTTATCATCACCACCCGTATTGGCCTTGGCATCGACACCAGCATCCGCAAGCGCATCTTTCACCTTGTCGCGACTATTGACGTAAACCTCAGCATGTAGCTCTGATAATACCCGAGCTACTGACGCACTAATGCTCATATCATCGCCATTAGCACGACCAACCAATACGCTACCACGCACCAAACGTTGACCGCTCTCAAAACGATCTAAACTAACCGGTAAAGGCAAACCTAAATTTTTTGCTACTTTTTTACCAATCGTAGATTGAACAAAATCTCCATAACGATCCGACATATTTATGCTCCTATAAGTATTTGTAATTGGGAATTTTTATCAAAAATCAAAACGATAACTATTATAATGTGATTTACTTAACATAAGCTATTTACTTACTATAATATAACTAGGTGTCTATAAGTACTATATAAATAAGCGTTGAGTAAGTGACACTAGCTAAAATAATGCTAAACGCTACCCGATAACTATACACACCAATGGGCCTAAGTACAAAAGTCAATATCTGACATCAGCAGTCATATAACTATTTGTAGACCGAGGCGTTACGTTAACCATCTTCAAAAAATAGTGAGTTATGCTAATATCATACCGATAAGTTATAGGTTTACGATATAAGTATTCTGTTTATTGATGCTATTTTTTATTAGCCGTTCCAGCTGTGTACTTAGCATCCGCTAAAATTGCATTGAATAGCATGGTTTGTGTATAGCAGATATTTTTGACCTTGTATATTCGGAGTTATGCGTTCTGAGTATAGTCATTTATCTAGTCTATTTGCTTATAGTTACCTGCTTTAGCATATTATGTACATTACAATAAGATCAGCTCTATAGAATAGTTATATTCGAATGCCATTTTTACATTCATTTTATTAAAGGATAATTTTATGAGTAACAAGAAAAACAATCCCATTGTCGAGACCTCTGTAGTCAAAAATTCTGACAGTTCTGACTCGGTAACTGCTAGTACGCAGACCGAAAATAAGGGTAATGATAAAGGTGGCCAAGACGCTAATACTAACTTTGATTCGATTGCTGATCTCAAACAAGCGACTGATATCGTAGATAGTGAAGGTAAACCAGTAGAAGATAATTCAAAAAATAAACAGGCGGAGAAGAAGTCTAAGATTAAGGAAGACTTAATTGAAGAAGCTGAAGAGCTTAACGCCTTTGATACTACCGCAAAGTCGAACGCAGCAGAACAACCGAAGCAGAGCAGCAAGCAAGAAGATAAAAAAGACAGCAAAAAGCAAAATGCTAATAAAGATCAGAAAGAAGCTGATACTAAAGCTACTAAGCAAACCCGCCCTACTCCTAAAAAGCCGGGCAAGACTACTCTGAGCTCAGGGCAACACCGAGTGGCTATTTTAGGCGGTAACCGTATCCCATTTGCACGCTCAAATGGTCCTTATGCTGATGCTAGCAACATCGATATGCTCACTGCTGCTTTAAATGGTTTGATTGAGCGTTATGATTTACAAGGTGAGCGCGTAGGTGAAGTAGTAGCCGGTGCAGTACTTAAGCTTAGCCGCGATTTAAACCTAACTCGTGAAGCGGCGCTCAATACCGCTTTGGATCCACATACGCCAACTTATGACGTCTCGCAGGCTTGTGGCACAGGCTTACAGGCTACTTTTGCCGCTGCTAACAAAATTGCGTTAGGAGTCATTGATTCAGCTATTACTGGTGGTGTCGATACCACGTCGGACGCCCCGATCGCTATCGGTGATGGCCTGCGTAAAGTCATTCTTAAGCTTGGCGCAGCAAAAAACAACAAGCAGCGTCTTAAAGCATTAATGGGTCTGAATCCAAAAGATCTGATTGAATCACCACAAAATGGTGAGCCGCGCACAGGTTTATCTATGGGCGACCATCAAGCGATTACCGCTCTTGAATGGAACATCGGCCGTGAAGCTCAAGATGAGCTGGCTTTTAACAGTCATAAAAACCTAGCCCGTGCTTACGATGAAGGCTTCTTTGACGATTTGATTACTCCTTACAAAGGTCTGACCCGTGACAATAACTTACGCCCAGACTCTACCAAAGAGAAAATGGCTAAGCTAAAACCGGTATTTGGTAAAAAGAACGCTAACCCAACCATGACCGCAGCCAACTCAACCCCATTGACCGATGGTGCTTCTTGCGTGCTATTAGCTAATGATGAGTGGGCAGAAGCGCATGGCCTCAAGCCACTGGCTTATATCGTGCATCAAGAAACCGCAGCGGTCGACTTCATTGGTAAATCTGGAGATAGAGAAGGTTTATTGATGGCGCCTGCTTACGCAGTACCACGTATGCTTGAACGCGCAGGATTAAGCTTGCAAGACTTTGACTTTTATGAGATTCATGAAGCCTTTGCCTCACAAGTATTATCAACGCTGGCGGCATGGGAAGATGAAACCTTCTGTCAAGAGCGTTTGGGACTAGATGCCCCACTTGGCTCTATTGATCGTAGCAAACTTAACGTTAATGGCTCGTCATTAGCAGCAGGTCACCCCTTTGCTGCTACTGGTGGACGTATCTTAGCGACTGCTGCCAAGCTACTGGATCAAAAAGGTTCAGGACGTGCGCTAGTTTCTATCTGCGCAGCTGGCGGTCAAGGCGTAACTTGTATTTTAGAAAAGTAAGACGCCTAAATATTCAAATTTAACTTGAAAGCTATTGAAACTCTATTACTTGCCCTTTAATCTGTTGATTAGAGGGCATTTTTATTTAGGTTTATTTAATATAGAAACATTATCTGACAGGAACTCATTATGGCAAACATCCCCTCATCGATAGACCCTAAGTCTTTAACTCCGCAAGAACGCAGCGAGCTTAGTGAGCCTGAGCAGGATAATTTTATTGAGCGCATGGACAAAGAGGTATTCAATGATGAGTTACGGCGCAAAATGCACCAAGACTTAATCGATACCTATGACGAAGAGCTTGAGAATGAAATCGATGATTACTTCCGAGATTTTCGTTTCGCTGGTATTGAGATGACCGAACAAGAAAAGCTTGATCGTCAGACCTACTTTCAAGAGCTGGTGCGCTTGCAACGTGAATTAATTAAACTGCAGGACTGGGTGGTGGATCGCGGCGAGCGTATAGTAGTGATATTCGAAGGTCGAGATTCAGCGGGTAAAGGCGGCGCGATTAAGCGTATTACCCAACGACTTAATCCCCGTGTCTGTAAAGTTGCCGCCCTACCTGCGCCCACTGAACGTGAACAATCACAGTGGTACTTTCAGCGTTATGTGGCGCACCTGCCAGCAGCTGGCGAAATTGTATTGTTTGATCGCAGTTGGTATAACCGTGTGGGTGTTGAGCGAGTTATGGGTTTTTGTACCGATGAGCAATATGAAGAGTTTTTCCAATCGGTGCCTGAGTTTGAGCGCATGTTAGTAAGATCCGGTATACGCCTAGTGAAATACTGGTTCTCTATTACCGACGATGAGCAGCATTCGCGCTTTATGAGCCGTATTCATGATCCGCTAAAACAGTGGAAGCTCTCACCGATGGACTTGCAGTCAAGACGACGCTGGGAGGATTATACTAAAGCAAAAGAAACCATGTTCGAGCGCACTCATATTCCTGAAGCGCCGTGGTGGGTGGTGGAAGGTAATAATAAAAAACGTGCCCGCCTAAACTGTATTGCCCATTTGCTGGAGCAGATCCCTTATAAAGAGGTGCCTCGTGAAGAGGTGGAGCTACCAGATCGCAAACGCGATAATGAATATTACCGCGAGCCCATTCCTGATGATATGTATGTACCGCCACGCTATTAGAGACTGTAATAGCCACCTATTTATGCAGTAAAGTCAGCTATAACTACCAAAAGAGATTGATATATGATCACTCTCTTTTTTTCTTATATGAATACTACTTTCAACGGACTGAATTATAAGGGCTACATGGTATAGGTAGCTTGTAAGCTGTCTATTTTTCCAGCCAATAGGCGCTCAACTTCATTTTTTATTCTTTGTCCCGCCACGTCCGTCCCGATTTGCACCGCAAAACCTGCTGGACGACTAGACTGAGACTGATGGTTTATCCATACCACTTTACCATTCATCGGTAGGCGCTCACTAGAATTTGGTAGCGTCACCGCAATAAAAACCTCATCACCTAGCGCTTGTTCACGCTTGGTAGGTATAAATAGCGCCCCATTATCGACAAACGATAAATAACTGGCATATAAAGTCTCGACATCTTCAATATGGCAGGTAAGAATTCCGCCACGCCCTGGCATTGCCATAATAAGCTCCTGATCGTAAAAGTTGATTCTGTTTAGTTACTAAAAAACCTTAGCATAATTACTGCTTGATAATTAGACTAAGCAAGCCTTAAGTGCAAGCCCTAAATGAGAGTTATAATTCTGCTAATTCTTGCATTAGCTTATCATAAGCAAATTTTTCTTGTACGTTTTGTTGCAAGGCAATTTTGATCTGTTGTAAGCTTTGGGTCAGAGCCTCTAGTGATTGAATACTGGGCGGATAGTTTTGTAGGGCAGCAGTAATCTCAATATCCTGTTGTACAGCCCTTAACCCAAGACCAACCCGCCTGATATCAACCAGCATGAGCTCAGACAACTTAATAAAATCAAAGATATCAAACTGCGTTTGCCAATAGTCGCTAGCAGCGATGCTACTGCGCTTACCACTACGTAGCGCCTGCCAAGTCGTAAGCCATAGCGTGCGCTTACTGTACCAACTAGCCTTGGCCAGATCCACCGCTGCCAGAGGCGCACCATTGGCCAGTTGTAATAACTGCTCGATCTGAGCGGGAGTCACCAGCTCTTTATTCACTACCCCGCCCAAGGTATCTGTCACATAATTGCGAGCAACCGATGTAGCAATCGCTTGTAGCGGTAACTGTTGTACACGGCTTTTAATAGTAGGTAGCAGTTTGGCTGGCATATCGCTAATCAGGAATAAATGCACTTGCGCTTGCGGCTCCTCAAGGGTTTTTAGTAGCGCATTAGCTGCGGCAATAGTCATTTGCTCGGCATGATCTAACACGCAAATGCGCATGCCCTGCCCGCCTTGGTAAATAAAAGGCTGTAGCGCGCGGATATCATCTATTTTTATAGTATTGCTGGAGGTTTTGGCAGATTTATTGTTGGCTTTGGTACTGGCTTTAGAGGATTTGCCTTTGTTAGTACTGCTCTCCATTTGGCTATCTCGGCTTTCATCGCTGATGAGCATATTGCTAATAGGCAACACTTGCAAGCTAGGATGGGTGCCCGATTTGAGCCACTGGCAGCTTTCACAATGACCACATGCCCCTTGTGGATGCTGCTGGCGGTTGCGACATAGTAACCAAGCGACCAAACGCCAGACAAAAGCTCGTTTGCCCATGCCTGACATACCAGCGGCAAGCATAGCGTGGGGTAAGTTTTGTGGCGGCGTCAATACGCGCTTAGTCAGCTGCGTCCAAATAATCTGTTGCCACGGTAATAAAGGCGCAAAATAAATGTCGCTTGATTTATTATTGGTATCTGCGCTGTTATTCACCTTTACTACTCCATTATTTGCAGTATCGACCTATTTTACGAGAGTTTAAATATGCTTAGGCTATTTCACAACTGTAGGCTTATTTATGATAATTCTGAAACTGCTCAATGCTAAGCGCATTCAAACGCTCTAAATCCTCTTGGGTATCAACACCTGCTGGCAGATGTAGTGCCGCCGCTTCGATAGCAATCTTGCCACCACTCTCTAAAATACGTAGCTGCTCTAAATGTTCTAGCTGTTCAAGTGGAGTTTGGGACCAATGAACAAACTGCTGCAATAAACTTACGCGGTATGCATATAAGCCCAAATGACGATAAGCGTTTTTTGGGGCGAGTGGCTGTACATTTTTTTCATTATCTGCTGCTAAGGCTACATCACGATCACAAGGGATAGGCGCTCGGCTGAAATATAAAGCTCGCTGTTTATTAGCGACCACTGCACTCACCACTTTTACCACCGATGGGCGCATAAAATTATGATAGTCGGTAATAGGCTCATATAAAGTCGCCATCACACTGTCTTCATCCTGCACTAATAAATCTTTAACTTGCTGCAATAGTAACGGCGGTACTAAAGGCTCATCCCCTTGCATATTGATAACAATATCATGAGCTGACCAGCCCTTAATAGCAGCGACTTCTGCCAAACGATCGGTGCCTGAGGCATGATCAGCCCGGGTCATAACCACTTCATAACCGGCATCAGTGCATACTTTAGCAATGCGCGCATCATCGGTCGCAATACACATATCATCGGCAAAATGCGCCGCTTGTGCCTTTTCAGCCACCCACAATATCATGGGCTTACCATGAATCGATAATAAAGGCTTTCCTTGTAAGCGGGTACTTTTAAACCTTGCAGGAATCACAATATGGGTTTTGACAGTGGCTGGGGTGATGGTCATGATTTATTCCTAGAACCTAATATACAAGCATTTTGCAAAAAGTGTTGGTAAGCGAAAAAGTTAATTCTTAAAACCAGTTATCGGCTGATACTATTTATTATTCTCAGTAAGCACTATGCCAACCGCTGTCAATTGCTGCTCTAATGTCTGATAGCAAGCATCTGATAATACCGCAGTGACGGGCAGCACCCAAAGCTGAGTTACTAAGTCGGTCTCTTCTGCTGAGTAGGCTACTTTGCTTTCATCTTGGGTCAGCAAAGTGCGGATTTTTACCGCATCTTTACTAGTCACAATAATAGGATAATCCTTATATTGCAGTAGCTCATCAATACCAAAATCATGGTGGTCAGGATAAGCATGTCCTATAACCTCAAAACCCAGCGCTTCAAGGGTATTAAAAAAGCGCTGAGGATAGCCGATGCCACTAACGGCATGTACTTTATTATTGATGGAGTTCGTAGCAGGAACAGTCGTCTCTGATATTGAAGAATTCTGACTATCATCAATATTAGCGGACAATAAGGGCTGCAAACTATCAGGCTGTAGCTGCATGGTTAGCGCAGACAGCTTACTTGATGCTTCGTCATTAACCTGACTATCATTAGGTTTTTGATGATAAATGACAGTACTGTTTTTGAGCCGCGATAGGGGCTCACGTAGAAATCCCGTAGGCAATAATTGCTTATTCCCAAAACCGCGGGCGGCGTCAACCACAATCCATTCTATATCACGCTCTAACGCATAATGTTGTAAGCCATCATCAGCGATGATCAATTGCAAATCCGGATGGGCTTCTATTAGTAGCTCAATAGCTTGCTGGCGATTAGGACATACCGCCATAGGTACTTGAGTCATACTAACAATCAAGCAAGGCTCATCGCCTACTACGCTTGGTAAGCTATCTATCGTTACTAACGCTGGCATTTGACTACTGTCACCACCGTAGCCACGGCTAATCACTCCAACCTTTACGCCATGCTGTTGCAAATGATCGACTAAGCTGATGATTAGCGGCGTTTTACCGCTACCACCAACCGTAATATTGCCAATTACCATTACTGGTATAGGAGCCTCGTAACTGGAGAACAGTCCTAGTTTATAAGCTTGACGGCGCAGTAAAGTGACTAGACCATACAACCCGCTAACAGGTAAAAGCAGCCATAACCAAGGCGCTTTTCGCTGCCATGCATCAGTGATTGTGGTCTCTAGGCTCATTGATAACACCTACTCAAAATCACGAGCATACATCTGTGCATAATGACTATTCGCTTGCATCAGCTCTTGATGAGTACCGATCTCTAGAATTCGTCCGCCATCTAGCACCGCAATACGATCAGCGGATTCGATAGTGGTCAAGCGGTGTGCCACTACCAAAGTGGTACGGTTTTTCATGACATTATCAAGCGCTTTTTGAATATAGTATTCTGACTCGTTATCAAGCGCACTGGTTGCTTCGTCTAAAATTAGAATAGGTGCGTCTTTTAATAACGCCCGAGCAATG
This sequence is a window from Psychrobacter jeotgali. Protein-coding genes within it:
- a CDS encoding PilZ domain-containing protein, which gives rise to MAMPGRGGILTCHIEDVETLYASYLSFVDNGALFIPTKREQALGDEVFIAVTLPNSSERLPMNGKVVWINHQSQSSRPAGFAVQIGTDVAGQRIKNEVERLLAGKIDSLQATYTM
- the kdsB gene encoding 3-deoxy-manno-octulosonate cytidylyltransferase, with the protein product MTITPATVKTHIVIPARFKSTRLQGKPLLSIHGKPMILWVAEKAQAAHFADDMCIATDDARIAKVCTDAGYEVVMTRADHASGTDRLAEVAAIKGWSAHDIVINMQGDEPLVPPLLLQQVKDLLVQDEDSVMATLYEPITDYHNFMRPSVVKVVSAVVANKQRALYFSRAPIPCDRDVALAADNEKNVQPLAPKNAYRHLGLYAYRVSLLQQFVHWSQTPLEQLEHLEQLRILESGGKIAIEAAALHLPAGVDTQEDLERLNALSIEQFQNYHK
- a CDS encoding acetyl-CoA C-acetyltransferase; the protein is MSSGQHRVAILGGNRIPFARSNGPYADASNIDMLTAALNGLIERYDLQGERVGEVVAGAVLKLSRDLNLTREAALNTALDPHTPTYDVSQACGTGLQATFAAANKIALGVIDSAITGGVDTTSDAPIAIGDGLRKVILKLGAAKNNKQRLKALMGLNPKDLIESPQNGEPRTGLSMGDHQAITALEWNIGREAQDELAFNSHKNLARAYDEGFFDDLITPYKGLTRDNNLRPDSTKEKMAKLKPVFGKKNANPTMTAANSTPLTDGASCVLLANDEWAEAHGLKPLAYIVHQETAAVDFIGKSGDREGLLMAPAYAVPRMLERAGLSLQDFDFYEIHEAFASQVLSTLAAWEDETFCQERLGLDAPLGSIDRSKLNVNGSSLAAGHPFAATGGRILATAAKLLDQKGSGRALVSICAAGGQGVTCILEK
- the lpxK gene encoding tetraacyldisaccharide 4'-kinase, giving the protein MSLETTITDAWQRKAPWLWLLLPVSGLYGLVTLLRRQAYKLGLFSSYEAPIPVMVIGNITVGGSGKTPLIISLVDHLQQHGVKVGVISRGYGGDSSQMPALVTIDSLPSVVGDEPCLIVSMTQVPMAVCPNRQQAIELLIEAHPDLQLIIADDGLQHYALERDIEWIVVDAARGFGNKQLLPTGFLREPLSRLKNSTVIYHQKPNDSQVNDEASSKLSALTMQLQPDSLQPLLSANIDDSQNSSISETTVPATNSINNKVHAVSGIGYPQRFFNTLEALGFEVIGHAYPDHHDFGIDELLQYKDYPIIVTSKDAVKIRTLLTQDESKVAYSAEETDLVTQLWVLPVTAVLSDACYQTLEQQLTAVGIVLTENNK
- a CDS encoding 3-oxoacyl-ACP reductase, whose translation is MSDRYGDFVQSTIGKKVAKNLGLPLPVSLDRFESGQRLVRGSVLVGRANGDDMSISASVARVLSELHAEVYVNSRDKVKDALADAGVDAKANTGGDDKFKVVLFDASNITNADQLKQVYEFFHFVARRIEKSGRVIVIGRPPEDNDDIETVLAQRALEGFVKSVGKEFKRGITAQLIYVADGAEQNLDSSLRFFTSARSAYVSGQVVRVTKGDVVELDWTQPLGGKTMLVTGASRGIGEAIARVLAREGAHVICLDVPQQQSDLQKVASEISGSALMVDITSEDAGAQIADAAKKRGGLDAIIHNAGVTRDKTLAKMDEKKWDMVININLASIVKLNRYLLENEVLKENARIVCVSSISGIAGNLGQTNYATSKAGVIGLVDATAKQLADSDKGMTINAVAPGFIETQMTEAIPFAIREAGRRMNSMSQGGLPVDVAETIAWLASPASGGLNGNTVRVCGQSLLGA
- the ppk2 gene encoding polyphosphate kinase 2, translated to MANIPSSIDPKSLTPQERSELSEPEQDNFIERMDKEVFNDELRRKMHQDLIDTYDEELENEIDDYFRDFRFAGIEMTEQEKLDRQTYFQELVRLQRELIKLQDWVVDRGERIVVIFEGRDSAGKGGAIKRITQRLNPRVCKVAALPAPTEREQSQWYFQRYVAHLPAAGEIVLFDRSWYNRVGVERVMGFCTDEQYEEFFQSVPEFERMLVRSGIRLVKYWFSITDDEQHSRFMSRIHDPLKQWKLSPMDLQSRRRWEDYTKAKETMFERTHIPEAPWWVVEGNNKKRARLNCIAHLLEQIPYKEVPREEVELPDRKRDNEYYREPIPDDMYVPPRY
- a CDS encoding DNA polymerase III subunit delta' codes for the protein MNNSADTNNKSSDIYFAPLLPWQQIIWTQLTKRVLTPPQNLPHAMLAAGMSGMGKRAFVWRLVAWLLCRNRQQHPQGACGHCESCQWLKSGTHPSLQVLPISNMLISDESRDSQMESSTNKGKSSKASTKANNKSAKTSSNTIKIDDIRALQPFIYQGGQGMRICVLDHAEQMTIAAANALLKTLEEPQAQVHLFLISDMPAKLLPTIKSRVQQLPLQAIATSVARNYVTDTLGGVVNKELVTPAQIEQLLQLANGAPLAAVDLAKASWYSKRTLWLTTWQALRSGKRSSIAASDYWQTQFDIFDFIKLSELMLVDIRRVGLGLRAVQQDIEITAALQNYPPSIQSLEALTQSLQQIKIALQQNVQEKFAYDKLMQELAEL